The genomic segment TGCACATAGTGGGTGTCTGCTCTGGCATTTCCGGCCAGGTCGTTGGCCGTAAACCGGAGCATATAGATATCGTCCGAAAGCATATCTGTGTTCCAGGAGTACAGCAGCATGCTGTAATACGGTCCGTTGACGTTTATATGCGTTGTGTTAGTGAATAATGCCTGCCAATTGTCGCTTGCGTATGGCTGGCAATCAAGGGTCCAGTCTTTGAAATTTTGGTCGGCTGACCATCCGCAAACCGGTACGGTCCCGTTAACATAACTTAAATCAAGGGGTATATCCAAACTAACCGCAGGTTTGGTCATATCCAGAATGATATCGTCATACCAGCCTGGTTCGCTGCTGATGTTGCCGGGCAGGTCTTTCAACTGCATATAAACCCGTTTTGTGCCGTCATCCGGAGAAAGCTTGTAATACAAGGGATAGTTGGTATCGGCATAGCCCCACCCGTCAAATACATATGTATTCTGTGGCACATTATCGGGCAACGCCCCTGTTTTCAACTCCACCGGTTCCAGGCGAATATTATCAACGGCGATGGTGTTGAATAATGTTCCCGGATCAGGGGGCGGCGGCGGAAGTTGGATGCCAAAGATATTATAGCTTATTTCAATTCTGTCTAAGGACCGGGCAGTATCCACTTTAAGGGTAAAGGTATCGGAGCTTGCCTTCCATACTACCTCCGGAGTGGAAGCGATCGGCTTATCCAAAAGCCTTACGCCATTGGGGAAAAGCGAGTCGGCATAAAATACATCCACGTATTTATACGAGGATATGACGTCATGGGAATAGATATCGTCCGACAACCGGAATAATTTGTTGCGATGCGGGTTGATTTCCGATCCGGGTATGATCTGTTTGGCCGAAGACCCTATCTGTGCAGGGCCTGGGCCGGTATGAACGCCTTTTAAATGTAAAAAGCCATCGTAAAATTCTGCGTTGTCTAAAGTCCAATTTGCAGTATCTGCAAATGTGCCGTTTTTGACTAAATTTACGTAGCCGGAATCGCTGCCAAACGGTTTTTCGGCAAAGCGCATTTGGGATAAGCCGGGGAACAGATCAGTTCCAGACAGTTTCACGTTTACAGTTTGGGAGTTCGTGAAGTTAGCGTTGTTGTTGATCGTGATAGCGCCATTCACAGGGGGAACATCGTTGAATAATATCTGGGCGGAGTATTTTGGGGTCAGTATCTTTCCTCCGCCGATCTTAAACTGAAGCTCAAATATATTGGCCTTATTGTCTACTGAATTCTCCAGGTACTTTATGGACGAAGCGCTGTAAGGCAGCCAGTCCGAAGTATCCGCGGCCCAGTAATAGCTTATGTAATCCGGGTTTGCTGCCGTGTCCGCCTGGGTTTTTACGTAGTATTTTTGGGTTACCTGAATGGAATCCTGGCTTAAAGGCGTGCTTACATTGGGCGTTATTTCGGCAAATTTGAAATTTGTATGTATTGCCCCGTTATTGATCTTTGGGGCCGAGGCAAACGGCACTATGCGCAGTAACCGGCCGCCGCCGGGCAACAGCTTAACCGTAAAACAGGTGTCTTTACTTGCGGGCATGAGGCCGGTTATGGTTTTATTGTTCAGGACATCAACAATAAAATACGAATTGGGCTGGCCAAACGACGGCATATAATTTATGGTTACAATCAGTGTGGCTGTGTCCGTTTTTAAACAATGACGGTTTACCAGCATTAAATATTTTTGGGTTGAATCCCCTATTTCGTAAAAGAGCGAGCTTTCGTAATATATGTCCCTGATCTCCGTTGGCGTAGAACTGTCAAATGTAATGCCTTTAATTATTGAACTGCTGTTTATCTTGTCTATCCGGCAAGGATCGTAACAACGCAGGTTCATTAGGGTTGGGCCTAATACTTTTAAGGTATCGCATAATTCCTTAGTCCAATCGAAAACACGAAACCTAGCACTATCTGTGTATTGAATCTCAGGGTATTTAGTTTTACTTCGTGGATCTCTATTTATTTCTAATGGGCCAAAATATTCAATATGCGGATTGTCCCAATCCTGACGGCCGCTACGGTATTGGGCCACAGATATCCCTTTGGCTCCGCGGCTTATGGCCAGCCAGCCCTGAACCCTTATTTCCTCTCGGGTGGGCCAGCGGTATCTGGGCCAGATCATCGTATCATTATAACCGTCTTCACGCGAAGTGTATATGTTCGAATACCACTTGGTCTCCGGGTGCTCCTTTTCGAAATATTTAAAGCAGGTGTCGCAACCGTCAATCATCCATTCCTGCAGGGTATTTTGGAAAACCGGACCGGAATACGGAAGGCCCGCATAGTTAAAATACATGTCGTTTTCCATGACGCCCAAATGGCAATAGTTATTCTCATCGCAAAAGTCCTGGACGAATCTTGCAAACGGCACTTCAGCTTGATTCCAGGCTTTAATGCAAAAGAAAAACAGGTTGCTTCTTTTTAAATTAACCGGGGCCCTGCTGTCCCAGTATTGGGAAAAATATTTCATGTATTTTATCCGGTTGTCCCATTTTTCCCAATGGGAAACGCCCAGCGAATCGTTATAATTGCCCTCCCATCCCATGATAAGGCCCTTAAAACCCTTTTTATCCCTATATGTCTGTATTATGGTATCGGCCAGATGTTTTAAGGTATCTTCCCAGGCAACCGGCACGTTGCTGGTATCTAAACCCCAGTTATAAAATAGTTCGCTTACGCGTGCGCCTGCCAGGATAGGCCTTGTGCCAAAGGCCATATACATTTTAAACGCGCCGTTTTGGGGTTCGCAAAGCGAATCCAGCCAGCCGTTTTCGCCGAAAGGTTGGCCTGTTTTGGGGTGAAATACCGGATCGTGAACGTCTTGTTCTATGGCATTCACACCAAGTAGCGTTAAATTATCAGATTCATCTTTTACGCTAAAATACTGTTCCAAACCCGGGCGGTAAAAGCCCCAAGCGCTTAAATAGAAAGTTGAATCCTGAGCATTGCAAAAAGCAACGATACCAAACAATACTATCGTTAAGAGAGGTATTTTCTTATTCATAACGGGTCCCTTTACCTTATTAACGATATTTTTTGGGTTTGTGTAATGTCTTCTGTTTTTTGACAGATAAAATAGACGCCATTGGATAATCGCTGCCCTTGCTCATTGGTCCCACTCCATGTTAAATTGTATATTCCCGCATTCTGTTTGCCATTGATTAATGTTTTTACTCTTTGCCCGGTAATATTATAAATATTTAAAGAAACATGTTGGGTTTTATCCAAAGAATACTGGATATTTGCCAAAGCATAAAACGGATTTGGCCATAATTTTATTTTTTGCACTTTACCTTTTGCATTTTCTGTTGGCTCTCCCTCCACTCCACCCGGCGTCCCATCGGCATATATCCTCTGTGCGTATATATAAAACTCTTCCCAAGCGCATACTAAACCACCTGAAAGATCACTGCATACCTTAGGGTACCTATCGGAAGCAGTTGATACACTGTCTACAGTGACACCCGTAGCACCCCAATATGCTAAACCTTCATTTGTTAAACGCTGTGAATAAAGCCTTGTCTGGCCAGCAACTATTAACACATCACCAGAATCATCTTTACTTATATTATAATCCCCACCAGGAAAGAAATTAAAGACCTCACTACCATTACTCCATAGGGGTGTTGCTGTTACATCGAAACTTTGTGCAGTATCAAGATTAACAATAATAAAACCATTATCGTCATTTGCACATAAAACATCCCATCCACCAGAACCGTACCTGCCAGTAAAAACCCCCACGCTATCCCATTGCTTGACTCCATTGCTGTCAAACGATTGAACGTATGTTTTCCCGTCAACAAGAAAATCATACCAACCGATGTACGCCCCGCCAATATTATTTGGCACTGGGTTGTTGGCTAGTTGTATACTATCTCTCACACAAACTGATATTCCATCC from the candidate division TA06 bacterium genome contains:
- a CDS encoding SMP-30/gluconolactonase/LRE family protein, which translates into the protein MPASKDTCFTVKLLPGGGRLLRIVPFASAPKINNGAIHTNFKFAEITPNVSTPLSQDSIQVTQKYYVKTQADTAANPDYISYYWAADTSDWLPYSASSIKYLENSVDNKANIFELQFKIGGGKILTPKYSAQILFNDVPPVNGAITINNNANFTNSQTVNVKLSGTDLFPGLSQMRFAEKPFGSDSGYVNLVKNGTFADTANWTLDNAEFYDGFLHLKGVHTGPGPAQIGSSAKQIIPGSEINPHRNKLFRLSDDIYSHDVISSYKYVDVFYADSLFPNGVRLLDKPIASTPEVVWKASSDTFTLKVDTARSLDRIEISYNIFGIQLPPPPPDPGTLFNTIAVDNIRLEPVELKTGALPDNVPQNTYVFDGWGYADTNYPLYYKLSPDDGTKRVYMQLKDLPGNISSEPGWYDDIILDMTKPAVSLDIPLDLSYVNGTVPVCGWSADQNFKDWTLDCQPYASDNWQALFTNTTHINVNGPYYSMLLYSWNTDMLSDDIYMLRFTANDLAGNARADTHYVQVLTGPDLPAQAITSEFATFNSLPVDATCDNFGNIYVTDTQADKIWKFSPEGDSLLCFGYKYTCQDTLGLNHPKGIAVDDSGNIWITDCYQSKVKKYDGQGNYLSAIGKYGNQQGEFNQPTGITISGNEIYVVDHLNGRVQVFNKTGAFIRQFGNNYLNQPAGIAIRNNEAEKLVYVCDSQNDRVAIFDTTGNLVNSIDSLGLDKPWDICFDNNNNLYIADVYNNRVIELDPWHNKLLTFGIQGQEAGQFKLPQGLAVSPDGKYLYVADTHNDRLQRFKMFFDMGTLGGAQFAGKRQIANSAPTVFGLSQCYPNPCKQATNINYQIAQPGNVRIKIYNTLGQVVKTLVSENQQPGYYSINWDGRDECTRQVAAGIYFYRLQAGSFSSTKKAVMLR